A genomic region of Pelodiscus sinensis isolate JC-2024 chromosome 1, ASM4963464v1, whole genome shotgun sequence contains the following coding sequences:
- the LOC102450625 gene encoding olfactory receptor 52M1-like, whose amino-acid sequence MSNSNTTDVTNPSTFILLGIAGLEAAHGWISIPFCLMYIVAILGNSAILFIVKSEPRLHEPMYYFLCMLAVSDLVLSTSIVPKTLSIFWFNSREIDFASCFTQMYLVHCFLVIESGMFTAMAFDRYVAICDPLRHSTILTNSIVAKIGLSVVLRGFMLILPIPIMGSRWPYCKTNIVPHTYCKHFSVVSLACADIRPSNYYSVCVTFFVPSVDGFLIALSYIQILRAIFRLPTKDARLKAFGTCGTHLCALSTLYIPDLSVSLMQRIDSNVSLPVLILMANVKLLVPPLLHPIIYGMRTKQIRDRLLWIVTQKSA is encoded by the coding sequence ATGTCAAATTCTAACACAACCGAcgtcaccaacccctccaccttcatcctgctgggcatcgcTGGCCTGGAGGCCGCCCAtggctggatctccatccccttctgtctCATGTACATTGTCGCCATTTTGGGGAACTCTGCCATCCTGTTCATCGTGAAGAGTGAGCCAAgactccatgagcccatgtactatttcctctgcatgctggctgtctCCGACCTGGTCCTATCCACGTCCATTGtgcccaaaacactgagcatcttctggttcaattctagAGAGATCGATTTTGCTTCTTGCTTCACCCAGATGTACCTTGTTCACTGCTTTTTAGTGATAGAGTCTGGGATGTTCACAGCCATGGcttttgatcgctacgtggccatctgcgatcccctgagacattccacaaTCCTGACAAATTCCATTGTAGCTAAGATCGGCTTGTCTGTGGTGCTGCGCGGCTTCATGTTGATACTTCCCATTCCCATCATGGGGAGTCGGTGGCCATACTGCAAAACCAACATCGTCCCCCACACGTACTGCAAGCACTTTTCTGTGGTGTCCCTTGCCTGTGCCGACATCCGCCCCAGTAATTACTACAGTGTCTGTGTGACATTCTttgtgcccagtgtggatgggTTTTTAATAGCCTTGTCCTAcatccagatcctcagggccatcttccgacTGCCCACAAAGGATGCTCGGCTTAAGGCATTTGGGACCTGTGGGACTCATCTCTGCGCCCTCTCAACCTTGTACATCCCAGatctctctgtttccctcatgCAGAGGATTGATTCTAATGTGTCCCTGCCTGTGCTTATCCTCATGGCCAATGTGAAACTCCTGGTGCCCCCCCTGCTacaccccatcatctatgggatGAGGACAAAGCAAATCCGGGACAGACTGTTGTGGATAGTTACTCAGAAAAGTGCCTAA